The following coding sequences are from one Ruminococcus flavefaciens AE3010 window:
- a CDS encoding phosphoribosyltransferase family protein, whose protein sequence is MADTYKMTIAGLERELPICPLNDKIDIAAFVMFSDVELTVKAAGALLSKSPYFDIILTAESKGIPLAYEMARQSSKKYVVARKSVKLYMTDPISVSVKSITTAAEQTLYLSKEKAAMLKGKKVLIVDDVISTGESLRALEELVHEAGGIISGRSAVLAEGDAADRKDICFLEKLPLFFK, encoded by the coding sequence ATGGCTGATACATATAAAATGACTATTGCAGGGCTGGAGAGAGAGCTCCCTATATGTCCTCTCAATGACAAGATAGATATTGCGGCATTCGTTATGTTCTCTGATGTTGAGCTTACTGTAAAAGCGGCAGGTGCGCTTCTTTCAAAGTCACCGTACTTTGACATTATCCTTACAGCTGAGTCAAAGGGCATTCCGCTTGCTTACGAAATGGCTCGTCAGAGCAGCAAGAAATATGTAGTTGCAAGAAAGTCCGTAAAGCTCTACATGACCGACCCTATCTCGGTAAGTGTTAAGTCCATAACCACTGCTGCCGAGCAGACTCTTTACCTCTCAAAGGAAAAGGCCGCAATGCTCAAGGGGAAGAAAGTGCTCATCGTTGATGATGTTATCAGCACAGGTGAGTCTCTGCGTGCTCTTGAGGAGCTCGTTCATGAGGCAGGCGGCATAATATCAGGCAGATCTGCGGTTCTTGCAGAGGGCGACGCTGCGGACAGAAAAGACATCTGCTTCCTTGAGAAGCTGCCCCTTTTCTTTAAATAA
- a CDS encoding histidine triad nucleotide-binding protein encodes MDCLFCKIIDGEIPSTKVYEDEFVFAFKDIAPIAPVHYLIIPKVHISCANDITEENSSAVAKVFEAAAKIAKAEGIESYRIINNCGDDAGQTVKHMHFHMLAGVKMGWGPESLGKTE; translated from the coding sequence ATGGACTGTTTATTCTGTAAGATCATCGACGGCGAGATACCAAGCACTAAGGTATACGAGGACGAATTTGTATTCGCATTCAAGGACATAGCTCCTATAGCACCTGTTCACTATCTCATCATTCCAAAGGTACATATCTCCTGTGCAAACGATATAACTGAGGAGAATTCTTCTGCGGTAGCAAAGGTATTTGAGGCTGCTGCCAAGATAGCAAAGGCTGAGGGCATCGAGAGCTATCGTATCATCAATAACTGCGGCGATGATGCAGGCCAGACTGTAAAGCATATGCACTTCCATATGCTTGCAGGCGTAAAAATGGGCTGGGGACCTGAGTCTCTCGGCAAGACCGAATAA
- the alaS gene encoding alanine--tRNA ligase, producing the protein MQWTGLNDLREKYLSFFESKNHTRMASASLVPQGDKSLLLINSGMAPLKKFFLGQATPPNKRVTTCQKCIRTPDIESVGKTARHGTYFEMLGNFSFGDYFKTEAIEWAWEFLTKTLAIPAEKLWITIFESDDEAEQIWENHIGIPHDRIIRLGKKDNFWEHGSGPCGPCSEIHFDRGEAYGPFESFEQASDCDRVIEIWNLVFSQFDSDGEGHYAEMKNKNIDTGMGLERLACVMQGVDNIFEVDTVQNIMKHISSIAGVEYKKDAKKDVSLRVITDHIRSTTFMVGDGILPSNEGRGYVLRRLLRRAARHGRLLGVTRPFLTEVCDTVINENANAYPELVEKRDYIKKIIGVEEEAFAKTIDKGTELLNQFTEKLAAEGGKVLSGDDAFKLSDTYGFPIDLTEEICEEKGYTVDRDRFTELAKEQRARAKADHAAKAGSSWADNSIKVDAPATVFTGYSAFEAEDAEVLAIYKNGNEIETAVEGDDVVIVLDVTPFYAESGGQVGDTGMILNGANIASVDDTIKSEGHFLHVATVEQGSISKGDKVLAQIEKDRRMSIMRNHTTAHLLQNALRQVLGDHVHQAGQLVNEKACRFDFNHFSAMTDEEIARVEDIVNGYIFSNLPVTMQEMPIEEARKLGAMALFGEKYGNTVRVVTAGPSVEFCGGTHLSNTSQIGLFKIVSESSVAAGVRRIEAVTGKGVLELMNGFKDTILRSAKALKLANVSELPEKCAAIAAESKDKDKKIESLTQQIANSKTAALFDNAKEVGGIKIVSARMDGSAPDALRKLGDSVKDKEEAIIALFAGTLGEKGTFYCVCTKDAVAKGANAGKIVREIAAVTGGKGGGKPDGAMAGAGDIAKIDEAMAKFADVVADTVK; encoded by the coding sequence ATGCAGTGGACAGGTCTTAACGATCTACGTGAAAAGTATCTTTCGTTCTTCGAGAGCAAGAACCATACGAGAATGGCAAGCGCCTCTCTCGTTCCTCAGGGTGACAAGAGCCTTCTTCTTATCAATTCGGGTATGGCTCCTCTAAAGAAGTTCTTCCTCGGACAGGCTACTCCTCCCAACAAGAGAGTAACTACATGTCAGAAGTGTATCCGTACTCCCGATATCGAAAGCGTTGGCAAGACAGCACGTCACGGTACTTATTTTGAGATGCTGGGCAACTTCTCATTCGGTGATTACTTCAAGACCGAGGCTATCGAATGGGCTTGGGAGTTCCTTACAAAGACACTTGCTATCCCTGCTGAAAAGCTCTGGATAACTATATTTGAGAGCGACGACGAGGCAGAGCAGATATGGGAGAACCATATCGGTATCCCTCATGACAGGATAATCCGTCTCGGCAAAAAGGATAACTTCTGGGAGCACGGCTCAGGTCCATGCGGTCCATGTTCCGAGATACATTTTGACCGCGGCGAGGCATACGGACCTTTTGAGAGCTTCGAGCAGGCAAGCGACTGCGACAGAGTCATCGAGATCTGGAACCTTGTATTCAGCCAGTTCGACAGCGACGGCGAGGGTCACTACGCTGAGATGAAGAACAAGAACATCGATACAGGTATGGGACTTGAGAGACTTGCATGTGTTATGCAGGGCGTTGACAATATCTTCGAGGTAGATACTGTTCAGAACATCATGAAGCATATCTCCTCAATTGCAGGCGTTGAGTACAAGAAGGACGCAAAGAAGGACGTATCTCTCCGTGTTATCACCGATCATATCAGAAGCACTACCTTCATGGTAGGCGATGGTATCCTTCCTTCAAACGAGGGACGCGGATATGTTCTCCGCCGTCTGCTGAGAAGAGCTGCACGTCACGGCAGACTCTTAGGTGTTACAAGACCATTCCTTACAGAGGTTTGCGATACAGTTATCAACGAGAATGCAAACGCTTATCCAGAGCTTGTCGAGAAGCGCGACTACATCAAGAAGATAATCGGCGTTGAGGAAGAAGCCTTTGCAAAGACGATCGACAAGGGCACAGAGCTCCTTAACCAGTTCACTGAGAAGCTTGCTGCTGAGGGCGGAAAGGTACTCTCAGGCGATGACGCATTCAAGCTCTCCGACACATACGGTTTCCCAATAGACCTGACAGAGGAGATATGTGAGGAAAAGGGATACACTGTAGACCGTGACCGCTTCACAGAGCTTGCAAAGGAGCAGAGAGCAAGAGCCAAGGCTGACCACGCTGCAAAGGCAGGTTCATCATGGGCTGACAACAGCATCAAGGTAGATGCTCCCGCAACTGTATTCACAGGCTATTCTGCATTTGAAGCTGAGGATGCAGAAGTCCTTGCTATATACAAGAACGGCAACGAGATAGAGACTGCTGTTGAGGGTGACGACGTTGTTATCGTTCTCGATGTTACTCCTTTCTACGCTGAGAGCGGCGGACAGGTAGGCGATACAGGTATGATTCTCAACGGAGCTAATATCGCTTCTGTTGATGATACTATAAAGTCTGAGGGACACTTCCTCCACGTTGCAACTGTTGAACAGGGAAGCATTTCCAAGGGTGACAAGGTGCTTGCACAGATCGAAAAGGACAGAAGAATGTCCATCATGCGCAACCACACAACAGCACATCTGCTCCAGAATGCGCTGAGACAGGTTCTTGGCGACCACGTTCATCAGGCGGGTCAGCTTGTTAACGAAAAGGCTTGCCGTTTTGACTTCAACCACTTCAGTGCTATGACCGACGAGGAGATAGCAAGAGTAGAGGACATCGTTAACGGCTATATCTTCAGCAATCTTCCTGTTACAATGCAGGAAATGCCTATCGAGGAAGCAAGAAAGCTTGGTGCTATGGCTCTCTTCGGTGAGAAGTACGGCAATACAGTAAGAGTTGTTACCGCAGGTCCTTCCGTTGAGTTCTGCGGCGGTACACATCTTTCAAATACATCACAGATAGGTCTGTTCAAGATAGTTTCCGAGAGCTCCGTAGCAGCAGGCGTAAGACGTATCGAAGCTGTAACAGGTAAAGGTGTTCTTGAGCTTATGAACGGCTTCAAGGATACTATCCTCCGTTCTGCAAAGGCTCTCAAGCTTGCAAACGTAAGCGAGCTTCCCGAGAAGTGCGCAGCTATTGCAGCTGAGTCAAAGGACAAGGACAAGAAGATCGAAAGCCTTACTCAGCAGATCGCAAACTCCAAGACAGCAGCTCTCTTTGACAATGCAAAGGAAGTTGGCGGTATCAAGATCGTTTCCGCTCGTATGGACGGCTCTGCTCCCGACGCACTCAGAAAGCTGGGTGACAGCGTCAAGGACAAGGAAGAAGCTATAATCGCTCTCTTTGCAGGCACACTTGGCGAAAAGGGTACATTCTACTGCGTATGTACAAAGGACGCTGTTGCAAAGGGTGCTAATGCAGGCAAGATAGTCCGCGAGATAGCTGCCGTAACAGGCGGTAAGGGCGGCGGAAAGCCCGACGGCGCTATGGCAGGTGCAGGCGACATTGCCAAGATAGACGAGGCAATGGCTAAGTTTGCAGACGTAGTTGCCGATACTGTAAAGTAA
- a CDS encoding peptidoglycan D,D-transpeptidase FtsI family protein, whose protein sequence is MVRKRGEHGVLILTAVFFVTFTLLACDYYRLAIYSNDVPAGEFSSRLTLEVGECQGTIYDKNMKPLTNEETRKMAAVVPSALNREDTARYALNKEQFYSDFEKGEPFVFSCTDNALESDGLTVFEVPVRYSDKQLARHVIGYLSDNKGADGIEYAYDSILRNSFSDNSVTYTVDGFGNIMIGDGKQVFRTTAYKSGVVLTLDKDIQEICEKCGSKIEKGAIVCADIKTGDILAMASFPSYEPDKLAEAINDDRCPLIDRALYSYSVGSVFKLVTAASALEQGFGGYMYECSGNIDVDGKLFNCHKLDGHGLQNMSEAMTNSCNTYFIDLSRCLDVGKYRQMANYLGFGKENYLCAGITGSGGVVPTEKELSVPAELANFAFGQGKLTATPLQITQLTCAIANNGRMPILRLIKGLTADGDEVSREKAPQLSAVMSEETAKSLRKMMILAVNENEKSKAKSRKISVGAKTSTAQTGKFDEKGEELCHAWITGFFPARQPKYAVTVLIEDGGYGNDAAAPVFRSIAEQISELNSKNST, encoded by the coding sequence ATGGTCAGAAAACGCGGCGAACATGGAGTGCTCATACTTACGGCAGTCTTTTTTGTAACATTCACTCTGCTTGCCTGTGATTATTACAGGCTTGCCATTTACTCAAATGATGTGCCCGCAGGTGAGTTCAGCAGCAGGTTGACTTTAGAAGTAGGGGAGTGTCAGGGGACGATATACGACAAAAATATGAAGCCTCTTACCAATGAAGAAACGAGAAAAATGGCAGCTGTGGTGCCGTCGGCTCTCAATCGTGAAGATACTGCACGGTATGCACTGAACAAGGAGCAGTTCTACAGCGACTTTGAAAAGGGCGAGCCCTTTGTATTCTCATGTACGGACAATGCACTTGAAAGTGACGGACTGACGGTATTTGAAGTACCTGTGCGATATTCCGATAAGCAGCTTGCACGTCATGTGATAGGCTATCTGTCCGATAATAAAGGTGCTGACGGCATAGAGTACGCCTATGACTCCATACTGCGAAACAGTTTTTCCGACAACAGCGTTACCTATACTGTGGACGGCTTCGGCAATATCATGATAGGCGACGGAAAGCAGGTTTTCAGGACAACGGCTTATAAAAGCGGAGTGGTGCTGACTCTCGATAAGGACATACAGGAGATATGTGAGAAGTGCGGCAGTAAGATCGAAAAGGGAGCAATAGTATGCGCTGACATAAAAACAGGCGATATACTGGCTATGGCGAGCTTCCCGAGTTACGAGCCCGACAAGCTTGCCGAAGCCATAAACGACGATAGATGCCCTCTCATTGACCGTGCACTGTATTCGTACAGTGTGGGCTCGGTATTCAAGCTTGTCACGGCAGCGTCTGCACTGGAGCAGGGCTTCGGCGGTTATATGTACGAATGCAGCGGCAATATCGACGTTGACGGAAAGCTGTTCAACTGCCATAAGCTTGACGGTCACGGCCTGCAGAATATGTCAGAAGCCATGACAAATTCCTGCAATACGTATTTCATAGACCTCAGCCGCTGCCTTGATGTGGGGAAGTACAGACAAATGGCGAACTACCTCGGATTCGGCAAGGAGAACTATCTCTGCGCAGGCATAACAGGCTCAGGCGGCGTGGTGCCCACAGAAAAGGAGCTTAGCGTGCCTGCGGAGCTGGCAAATTTTGCATTCGGACAGGGAAAGCTTACGGCAACTCCACTACAGATAACTCAGCTTACCTGTGCTATAGCAAATAATGGCAGAATGCCTATACTAAGGCTCATAAAAGGTCTTACTGCCGACGGCGATGAAGTCAGCCGGGAAAAGGCTCCCCAGCTGTCAGCTGTAATGAGCGAAGAGACTGCAAAATCGCTCAGAAAGATGATGATACTGGCAGTCAACGAAAATGAGAAATCAAAGGCAAAAAGCCGAAAAATTAGCGTCGGAGCAAAGACTTCCACGGCACAGACGGGCAAATTCGATGAAAAGGGCGAGGAGCTCTGCCATGCGTGGATAACAGGATTTTTCCCTGCAAGGCAGCCTAAATACGCTGTAACAGTCCTTATTGAGGACGGAGGCTACGGAAACGATGCGGCAGCGCCTGTATTTCGCAGTATAGCCGAGCAGATTAGTGAACTGAACAGTAAAAACAGCACTTAA
- the dtd gene encoding D-aminoacyl-tRNA deacylase, whose amino-acid sequence MRIVLQRVTSASVRVDGNITGKIDTGFLLLFGVGHEDTEEDCRRLADKISGLRIFSDENDKINLDLSSVGGQLLVVPQFTLYADCRKGNRPNFIQAAKPEKANALYEYFVEYLRSKGNHVETGIFGADMKVELLNDGPFTVILE is encoded by the coding sequence ATGAGGATAGTTTTACAGCGTGTCACCTCGGCAAGCGTAAGGGTGGACGGTAATATCACAGGAAAAATAGATACGGGATTTCTTCTGCTTTTCGGAGTAGGTCATGAGGATACCGAGGAGGACTGCCGCCGACTTGCGGACAAGATATCGGGACTTCGTATCTTCTCCGACGAGAACGACAAGATAAATCTTGACCTTTCCAGTGTGGGCGGACAGCTTCTTGTAGTGCCCCAGTTCACACTGTATGCGGACTGCCGAAAGGGAAACAGACCAAACTTCATACAGGCAGCGAAGCCCGAGAAAGCAAATGCGCTGTATGAATACTTTGTGGAATATCTCCGCAGCAAAGGCAATCATGTTGAGACAGGCATTTTCGGAGCTGACATGAAAGTGGAGCTCCTGAATGACGGTCCGTTTACGGTAATACTTGAATAA